The following coding sequences are from one Geodermatophilus normandii window:
- a CDS encoding VOC family protein yields MPHRSRVAVLLLDLPPEVHVAGTDFWSAATGHPVEPDTTDPDWHRLGSLGGGLSFEVQRTGEGTPPRWHVDVETDDVPAEVARLESLGARRTADMGSFWQMTDPAGLVFCVVGVQTGEAFERHAVTWP; encoded by the coding sequence ATGCCGCACCGATCGCGCGTCGCCGTCCTGCTGCTCGACCTGCCGCCGGAGGTCCACGTCGCCGGCACGGACTTCTGGTCGGCCGCCACCGGCCACCCCGTCGAGCCGGACACGACCGATCCCGACTGGCACCGCCTGGGCTCCCTCGGCGGCGGGCTCTCCTTCGAGGTGCAGCGCACGGGGGAGGGGACACCGCCGCGGTGGCACGTCGACGTCGAGACCGACGACGTCCCCGCGGAGGTCGCCCGGCTGGAGTCGCTGGGCGCGCGGAGGACGGCCGACATGGGCTCGTTCTGGCAGATGACCGACCCGGCGGGGCTGGTGTTCTGCGTCGTGGGCGTGCAGACCGGTGAGGCGTTCGAGCGCCACGCCGTGACGTGGCCCTGA
- a CDS encoding maleylpyruvate isomerase family mycothiol-dependent enzyme — protein sequence MELSGYLPELRRVDARCADAAAEAVLARGWAAPVPGCPGWTLADLVWHLASVQHFWAWVVRTRAPDPGGYPEPARRPDDELLGWAVAQSAELERVLAAADPAEPVWTWAPRKDVAFVLRRQLQEAVVHTVDVEQVLGDVRPIPADVGLDGLDEWLEVMVPGALPGGPPEGAHPVVLHAIDAGVERTLFAGTRPQPVATLRGTAGDLLLACWRRVPLEVLTVDGDGLQAAAMIAAVDLS from the coding sequence ATGGAGCTGTCGGGCTACCTGCCGGAGCTGCGCCGGGTCGACGCCCGCTGCGCCGACGCCGCCGCCGAGGCGGTGCTCGCCCGCGGGTGGGCCGCCCCGGTGCCCGGCTGCCCGGGGTGGACGCTGGCCGACCTGGTCTGGCACCTCGCCTCGGTGCAGCACTTCTGGGCCTGGGTCGTGCGCACCCGCGCCCCCGACCCGGGCGGCTACCCCGAGCCCGCGCGCCGTCCCGACGACGAGCTGCTGGGCTGGGCGGTCGCGCAGTCCGCCGAGCTGGAGCGCGTGCTGGCCGCCGCCGACCCCGCCGAGCCGGTGTGGACCTGGGCGCCGCGCAAGGACGTCGCCTTCGTGCTGCGCCGCCAGCTGCAGGAGGCCGTGGTGCACACCGTCGACGTCGAGCAGGTCCTCGGCGACGTCCGGCCGATCCCCGCCGACGTCGGCCTCGACGGCCTCGACGAGTGGCTGGAGGTGATGGTGCCCGGCGCGCTGCCCGGCGGCCCGCCCGAGGGCGCGCACCCGGTGGTGCTGCACGCGATCGACGCGGGGGTGGAGCGCACGCTGTTCGCCGGCACGCGGCCGCAGCCGGTGGCCACGCTGCGCGGCACGGCCGGTGACCTGCTGCTCGCCTGCTGGCGGCGGGTGCCGCTGGAGGTGCTCACCGTCGACGGCGACGGGCTGCAGGCCGCGGCGATGATCGCCGCCGTCGACCTCTCCTGA
- a CDS encoding sugar-binding transcriptional regulator — protein MRGTPRAGREHGMASDEDLERVARRYWLDRVRMEDIAVEEGISRSTVSRMLDAARALGIVTVSVNSVHGRAASMAGELGHRYGVTARVVAVPDDAPDVARLQLVADRTAAVLDEAMGDGMTLGLAWGTTTSAVGQHLRARPLRDAHVVQLNGAMNTHSSGLGYGSDVLGRFGTAWDAQVHHFPVPAFFDRPETRQAMWRERSVRRVLGIQQSADVALFGVGAVAGAVPSRVWAEGYLTHADRADLAAASVVGDVCTVFLRGDGSWEGIPINARTSGLVPPALRRIPRRVCAVSGVNKVTALAAALAGGLVTDLVLDERTASALLLRRTAPRPAPALWSR, from the coding sequence GTGCGCGGGACCCCCCGGGCGGGCAGGGAGCACGGCATGGCGTCCGACGAGGACCTGGAGCGGGTGGCCAGGCGGTACTGGCTCGACCGCGTCCGGATGGAGGACATCGCCGTCGAGGAGGGGATCTCGCGCTCCACGGTGTCCCGGATGCTCGACGCCGCGCGGGCGCTCGGCATCGTCACCGTGTCCGTGAACTCCGTGCACGGACGTGCAGCGTCCATGGCGGGCGAGCTCGGGCACCGGTACGGGGTCACCGCGCGCGTCGTGGCGGTGCCCGACGACGCGCCCGACGTCGCCCGGCTGCAGCTCGTGGCCGACCGCACCGCGGCCGTCCTGGACGAGGCGATGGGCGACGGGATGACCCTCGGGCTGGCGTGGGGCACCACCACCAGCGCGGTCGGCCAGCACCTGCGGGCCCGGCCGCTGCGCGACGCGCACGTGGTCCAGCTCAACGGCGCGATGAACACCCACAGCAGCGGCCTGGGCTACGGCAGCGACGTCCTCGGCCGGTTCGGCACCGCCTGGGACGCCCAGGTGCACCACTTCCCGGTGCCGGCGTTCTTCGACCGGCCCGAGACCCGCCAGGCGATGTGGCGGGAGCGCAGCGTCCGGCGCGTGCTGGGCATCCAGCAGTCCGCCGACGTCGCGCTGTTCGGCGTCGGCGCGGTGGCCGGCGCCGTCCCCAGCCGGGTCTGGGCCGAGGGGTACCTGACCCACGCCGACCGCGCCGACCTCGCCGCGGCCTCCGTCGTCGGCGACGTGTGCACGGTGTTCCTGCGCGGCGACGGGTCGTGGGAGGGCATCCCGATCAACGCGCGCACCAGCGGCCTCGTCCCGCCGGCCCTGCGCCGCATCCCGCGGCGGGTGTGCGCGGTGTCCGGCGTCAACAAGGTCACCGCGCTGGCCGCCGCGCTGGCCGGGGGGCTCGTCACCGACCTGGTGCTCGACGAGCGCACCGCCTCCGCGCTGCTGCTGCGGCGCACCGCGCCCCGCCCCGCCCCGGCCCTCTGGAGCCGCTAG